A window from Pseudomonas sp. MRSN 12121 encodes these proteins:
- a CDS encoding TadE/TadG family type IV pilus assembly protein — protein MNVKGMRGLYTVEFAITSLVLFTLLFGVLEMGRLYFTVNALNETVRRGARLAAVCDINDPVILRRAMFNASTNSGPSSLLNNLTSANLNLVYLDANGAVVASPNDLTGSNGYAAIRYIQLQVTNFSFNLLIPGFNGVFVLPVFRSTVPRESLGRQPQAAVTPEITPC, from the coding sequence ATGAACGTCAAAGGCATGCGTGGGCTGTACACCGTGGAGTTCGCGATCACCAGCCTGGTGCTGTTCACCCTGTTGTTCGGCGTGCTGGAGATGGGCCGCCTGTACTTCACCGTCAACGCCCTGAACGAAACCGTGCGCCGCGGCGCGCGCCTGGCGGCGGTATGCGATATCAACGACCCGGTGATCCTGCGCCGGGCGATGTTCAATGCGTCCACCAACAGCGGTCCGAGCAGCCTGCTCAACAACCTGACATCCGCCAACCTCAACCTGGTTTACCTGGACGCCAACGGTGCGGTGGTCGCCAGCCCCAACGATCTGACCGGCAGCAATGGATATGCCGCCATTCGCTACATCCAGCTCCAGGTCACCAATTTCAGTTTCAACCTGCTGATTCCTGGGTTCAACGGAGTCTTTGTCTTACCGGTGTTCCGCTCGACCGTGCCGCGTGAAAGCCTCGGTCGACAACCCCAGGCAGCAGTCACACCGGAGATCACGCCATGTTGA
- a CDS encoding TadE/TadG family type IV pilus assembly protein, translating to MGRTGFRAPHDQSGMAMVELVLTLPLLLLLMLTFAEFGRMLFQYNSLMQASRDAGRYVAGQAWNPTLGKLDLSDTLQTQTKSVAVYGVPANPNGYPAVVPGLTTGNVTVSAVGTEHVQVSITYTYVPVIGSALPALYGSSVPLGLALTSTVVMRAL from the coding sequence ATGGGACGCACAGGTTTCCGAGCGCCGCACGACCAGAGCGGGATGGCGATGGTGGAGCTGGTGCTGACGCTGCCGTTGTTGCTGCTGCTGATGCTGACCTTCGCCGAGTTCGGCCGCATGCTGTTCCAGTACAACAGCCTGATGCAGGCCAGCCGCGATGCCGGGCGTTATGTCGCCGGCCAGGCGTGGAACCCCACCCTCGGCAAGCTCGACCTGAGCGACACGTTGCAGACCCAGACCAAGAGCGTCGCGGTCTATGGCGTGCCGGCCAATCCCAATGGCTATCCGGCGGTCGTGCCGGGGCTGACCACCGGCAATGTCACCGTCAGTGCGGTGGGGACCGAGCATGTCCAGGTCAGCATCACCTACACCTATGTGCCAGTGATCGGCAGCGCCTTGCCCGCCTTGTATGGCAGCAGCGTACCGCTGGGCCTGGCGTTGACTTCGACCGTGGTCATGAGGGCTTTGTGA
- a CDS encoding TadE/TadG family type IV pilus assembly protein has product MMSARIQQPLSAFPRQQGGAMIVLVVIALASMLLLGALALDGGHMLVNKSRLQNAVDAAALSGAKTLSMVLGTTGAASLAQTAALNTLSLNASASGNQELATAIGNNVGGFATVELAASVYGPFSFPGPANASYVRVTVGNYSLSGFFWGVFQALGNGVGSKSVSAVATAGPSPTSPCDLTPLMVCGDPTKNSPATGTFWGFKFGDPQVLKTAAGNSSAIGPGNFQLLDFGSGGSTVREGLAGGISQCNNVGSNVQTKPGNTVGPSAQGLNTRFNEYSGGLKAADYPPDLVTTVNAKSFTYDDTLAQIQYDSQAVTSSSGNLSAGGSALYDYNNWVQDSAGCVSGGGGGCQSGGAFERRIIKIVIGNCSGKNDGASSIPVLGFGCYFVLQPESQKGNEAQIFGQFVSACEGDNVPGPNPASSNGPQIIQLYKTYIDNSQTPSTDS; this is encoded by the coding sequence TTTCCACGGCAGCAGGGCGGCGCCATGATCGTACTGGTCGTGATCGCGCTGGCCTCGATGTTGTTGCTGGGAGCCCTGGCGCTGGATGGCGGCCACATGCTGGTGAACAAGTCCCGGCTGCAGAATGCGGTGGACGCAGCGGCCCTCAGTGGTGCCAAGACTTTGAGCATGGTGCTGGGTACGACAGGGGCCGCGAGCCTGGCGCAGACCGCCGCGCTCAATACCCTGAGCCTGAATGCCAGTGCCAGCGGCAACCAGGAATTGGCCACCGCCATCGGCAACAATGTCGGCGGCTTTGCCACGGTGGAACTGGCGGCCAGCGTCTACGGACCGTTCTCCTTCCCGGGGCCGGCCAATGCCAGCTACGTGCGGGTGACGGTCGGCAACTATTCCCTGAGCGGCTTCTTCTGGGGCGTCTTCCAGGCCCTGGGCAACGGTGTCGGCAGCAAGTCGGTGAGCGCCGTCGCCACCGCCGGGCCCAGCCCCACCAGCCCGTGCGACCTGACGCCCTTGATGGTGTGCGGCGACCCGACGAAGAACAGTCCGGCCACCGGGACCTTCTGGGGCTTCAAGTTCGGCGATCCACAGGTACTGAAAACCGCCGCCGGCAACAGTTCGGCAATCGGCCCCGGCAACTTCCAGCTGCTCGATTTCGGCTCCGGTGGCAGCACGGTCCGCGAGGGGTTGGCGGGTGGCATCAGCCAGTGCAACAACGTTGGCTCGAACGTCCAGACCAAGCCGGGGAACACCGTGGGGCCTTCCGCCCAGGGCCTCAATACGCGCTTCAACGAGTATTCCGGTGGCTTGAAGGCCGCGGACTATCCACCGGACCTGGTCACCACGGTCAATGCCAAGTCGTTCACCTACGACGATACGCTGGCGCAGATCCAGTACGACAGCCAGGCGGTGACATCCAGCAGCGGCAACCTGTCCGCCGGTGGCAGCGCCTTGTACGACTACAACAACTGGGTCCAGGACTCCGCCGGCTGCGTTTCCGGCGGCGGTGGTGGCTGCCAGAGCGGCGGGGCGTTCGAACGGCGGATCATCAAGATCGTGATCGGCAACTGTAGCGGCAAGAACGATGGGGCCTCGTCGATACCGGTGCTGGGTTTCGGCTGCTACTTCGTCCTGCAGCCCGAATCGCAAAAGGGCAATGAGGCGCAGATCTTCGGTCAGTTTGTGAGCGCCTGCGAAGGCGACAACGTGCCAGGCCCCAACCCGGCCAGCAGCAACGGGCCGCAGATCATCCAGCTGTACAAGACCTATATCGACAACAGCCAGACGCCCAGCACCGATTCCTAG
- a CDS encoding type II secretion system F family protein, with product MSHIPSEFILAFLGMVFTAMFLLSQSLAVPVFGEAGKVRKRIRSRLDLLERASNLQNMQSVLRQKYLRRLSPLEARLEQLPAMEALAQMIEQAGHDYRAYRVLMLCLTLMAATGIALWLFTQLWWVALPAAAAAFWLPVLKISRDRNKRFARFEEQLPDALDAMCRALRAGHPFNETLQLVADEHKGPVAHEFGLTFSDINYGNDVRRAMLGLLERMPSMTVMMLVTTVLIHRETGGNLTEVLERLSSLIRGRFRFQRKVKTLSAEGRLSGWILVAMPFVLAAAIVLSSPTYLPLLFNEPLGQKLVIGAFVAMLVGILWIRKIIRIQV from the coding sequence ATGAGTCATATTCCCAGCGAGTTCATCCTGGCCTTTCTCGGGATGGTGTTCACGGCCATGTTCCTGCTCAGCCAGAGCCTGGCGGTGCCGGTGTTCGGCGAGGCCGGCAAGGTACGCAAGCGGATTCGCAGCCGCCTCGACCTGCTGGAACGGGCCAGTAACCTGCAGAACATGCAGTCGGTACTGCGCCAGAAATACCTGCGGCGCCTGTCTCCGCTGGAGGCGCGCCTGGAGCAGCTGCCGGCGATGGAGGCCCTGGCGCAGATGATCGAGCAGGCCGGGCATGACTACCGGGCCTATCGGGTGCTGATGCTCTGCCTGACATTGATGGCGGCGACAGGCATCGCGCTCTGGCTGTTCACCCAGCTCTGGTGGGTGGCGCTCCCGGCGGCGGCCGCGGCGTTCTGGCTGCCGGTGCTGAAAATCTCCCGTGATCGCAACAAGCGCTTTGCCCGCTTCGAGGAGCAGTTGCCGGACGCGCTGGACGCCATGTGCCGGGCGCTGCGTGCCGGGCATCCGTTCAACGAAACCCTGCAACTGGTGGCCGACGAGCACAAGGGGCCGGTGGCCCACGAGTTCGGCCTGACCTTCTCCGACATCAACTATGGCAACGATGTGCGCCGGGCCATGCTCGGCCTGCTCGAACGCATGCCGAGCATGACCGTGATGATGCTGGTGACCACGGTGCTGATCCACCGCGAGACGGGCGGTAACCTGACCGAGGTACTGGAGCGCTTGAGCAGCCTGATTCGCGGCCGTTTCCGCTTTCAGCGCAAGGTCAAGACGCTCTCCGCCGAGGGGCGCCTGTCGGGCTGGATCCTGGTGGCGATGCCCTTTGTCCTGGCGGCGGCGATTGTGCTGTCGAGCCCGACCTACCTGCCGCTGCTGTTCAACGAGCCGCTGGGGCAGAAGCTGGTGATCGGCGCGTTCGTGGCGATGCTGGTGGGCATTTTGTGGATCCGCAAGATCATCCGCATCCAGGTGTGA
- a CDS encoding CpaF family protein: MLSDFRNRLRQHPGKQAPAEKPQAPLDGEACASALMAWEAAVPDLIYETKTKLGPMESEWREKIYQQLLKVMDLSLLDSLEPAEATRQIRDICQRLLDEHSAPVNASSRQLILKQIADEVLGLGPLEPLLNDHTVSDILVNGHASVYVERFGKLQRTDVRFRDDQHLLNIIDRIVSSLGRRIDESSPLVDARLKDGSRVNAIIPPLAIDGPSMSIRRFAVDLLNTESLVQMGTLTPAIALMLKAIVRGRLNVLISGGTGSGKTTMLNVLSSFIPHNERIVTIEDSAELQLQQPHVVRLETRPSNIEGRGEVSQRELVRNSLRMRPDRIVIGEVRGAEALDMLTAMNTGHDGSLTTIHANTARDALGRIENMVSMTGATFPIKALRQQIASAIGVVIQLERQEDGTRRLVSVQEINGMEGEIITMTEIFSFVRNGVGEKGEVLGEFRPTGMVPAFRDVLAKRGIELPLSLFRPEWMEG, encoded by the coding sequence ATGCTCAGCGACTTTCGTAATCGCCTGCGTCAGCACCCCGGCAAGCAGGCCCCGGCAGAGAAACCGCAAGCGCCCCTCGACGGCGAGGCGTGCGCCAGCGCGCTCATGGCCTGGGAGGCCGCCGTGCCGGACCTGATCTATGAAACCAAGACCAAGCTCGGCCCGATGGAGAGCGAGTGGCGGGAAAAAATCTACCAGCAACTGCTCAAGGTCATGGACCTGTCGCTCCTCGATTCCCTGGAGCCCGCCGAAGCCACACGGCAGATCCGCGACATCTGCCAGCGCCTGCTCGATGAGCATTCAGCGCCGGTCAACGCCAGCAGCCGGCAGCTGATTCTCAAGCAGATCGCCGACGAGGTGCTGGGCCTGGGCCCCCTGGAGCCGCTGCTGAACGATCACACGGTGTCGGACATCCTGGTCAACGGGCATGCCTCGGTGTACGTCGAGCGTTTCGGCAAGCTGCAACGCACGGATGTGCGTTTTCGCGACGACCAGCACTTGCTCAACATCATCGATCGCATCGTTTCCAGCCTGGGGCGGCGCATCGACGAGTCTTCGCCGCTGGTGGACGCCCGCCTGAAAGACGGTTCCCGGGTGAATGCGATCATCCCCCCGCTGGCCATCGACGGGCCGAGCATGTCGATCCGCCGCTTCGCCGTGGATCTGCTCAACACCGAGAGCCTGGTGCAGATGGGCACCCTGACCCCGGCCATCGCCCTGATGCTCAAGGCCATCGTCCGCGGGCGGCTGAATGTGCTGATCTCCGGCGGCACCGGCAGCGGCAAGACCACCATGCTCAATGTGCTGTCCAGTTTCATCCCGCACAACGAGCGGATCGTGACCATCGAAGACTCGGCCGAGTTGCAGCTGCAGCAACCCCACGTGGTACGCCTGGAAACCCGCCCGTCGAACATCGAGGGGCGCGGCGAGGTGAGCCAGCGCGAACTGGTGCGCAACAGCCTGCGGATGCGCCCGGACCGCATCGTGATCGGTGAGGTGCGGGGCGCCGAGGCGCTGGACATGCTGACGGCGATGAATACCGGCCACGACGGTTCGTTGACCACCATCCACGCCAACACCGCCCGCGATGCCCTGGGGCGGATCGAGAACATGGTGTCGATGACCGGTGCGACCTTTCCGATCAAGGCCCTGCGCCAGCAGATCGCCTCGGCCATCGGCGTGGTCATCCAGCTGGAACGGCAGGAAGACGGTACGCGCCGGCTGGTCAGCGTGCAGGAAATCAACGGCATGGAAGGGGAGATCATCACCATGACCGAGATCTTTTCTTTCGTGCGCAATGGCGTGGGGGAGAAGGGCGAGGTGCTGGGCGAGTTTCGTCCCACCGGCATGGTCCCGGCCTTCCGCGATGTGCTGGCCAAGCGCGGGATCGAGTTGCCGCTCAGCCTGTTCCGGCCTGAATGGATGGAGGGCTAG
- a CDS encoding DMSO reductase family iron-sulfur subunit produces the protein MLSTREAPVVAAAGKQGKRLLISGRDATALNHLQALSQGLPNLQVSTRLVSNGHTDPLYGLEQMPDFLLLRVSHLWREELAALLQHPAKERPPLLVCGPLDEREGIRLAMQAGARDFLPEPVAAEELQAAIGRMQMEANAEQGTGGKLIAVMNAKGGSGASMLACNLAQQLADRGGRTLLLDLDLQFGSVAHCLDVVPAHSHVDVLKQVESLDSIALRGYCNHFSQTLHVLGGRTGELCLTQDVHLEQLEKLLRLARGTYDWVVVDLPRQIDHLTGVTLEQADHIYVVLQQSLSHLKDGTRLTRILREDLNVQGSRIQVVVNRYNKASPVSLKDIADALRCPALQTLPNDYAAVSESQNTGVPLERHAPRSAVTLALRELTQNLVGIEIARKSLFKRTVNRLFGG, from the coding sequence ATGTTGAGTACTCGAGAAGCGCCCGTCGTCGCTGCGGCTGGAAAGCAAGGCAAACGCCTGCTGATCAGCGGGCGCGACGCGACGGCCTTGAACCATCTGCAAGCGTTGAGCCAGGGATTGCCGAACCTGCAGGTCAGCACTCGCCTGGTCAGTAACGGTCACACCGATCCGCTGTACGGGTTGGAGCAGATGCCCGACTTCCTGCTGCTGCGCGTCAGCCATCTATGGCGCGAAGAACTGGCGGCCTTGTTGCAGCATCCCGCCAAGGAGCGCCCACCGCTACTGGTCTGCGGCCCGCTGGATGAACGCGAGGGCATCCGCCTGGCGATGCAGGCCGGAGCCCGGGATTTCCTGCCCGAGCCGGTCGCGGCGGAGGAATTGCAGGCCGCCATCGGCCGCATGCAGATGGAGGCCAACGCAGAGCAGGGCACCGGCGGCAAGCTGATCGCGGTCATGAACGCCAAGGGCGGTTCGGGCGCCTCGATGCTGGCCTGCAACCTGGCGCAGCAACTGGCCGACCGCGGCGGCAGGACCCTGTTGCTGGACCTGGACCTGCAGTTCGGCAGCGTGGCGCACTGCCTGGATGTGGTGCCTGCCCACAGCCATGTGGATGTGCTGAAGCAGGTCGAGTCCCTGGATAGCATTGCCCTGCGTGGCTATTGCAACCACTTCAGCCAGACCCTGCATGTGCTGGGCGGGCGCACCGGAGAACTGTGCCTGACCCAGGATGTGCACCTGGAGCAGCTGGAAAAACTGTTGCGCCTGGCCCGTGGCACCTACGACTGGGTGGTGGTGGATCTGCCACGCCAGATCGACCACCTCACCGGCGTCACCCTGGAGCAGGCCGACCACATTTATGTGGTGCTGCAACAGAGCCTCAGCCACCTGAAGGACGGCACCCGCCTGACCCGTATCCTGCGCGAGGACCTGAATGTGCAGGGCAGCCGGATCCAGGTGGTGGTCAACCGCTACAACAAGGCGTCGCCGGTGAGCCTCAAGGACATTGCCGATGCCCTGCGCTGCCCGGCCCTGCAGACCCTGCCCAACGACTATGCGGCGGTCAGCGAGAGCCAGAACACCGGCGTACCGCTGGAGCGGCACGCGCCGCGTTCCGCCGTGACCCTGGCGCTGCGCGAGCTGACCCAGAACCTGGTCGGCATCGAGATCGCCCGCAAGAGTTTGTTCAAACGTACCGTCAACCGTCTGTTCGGAGGCTAG